Proteins encoded within one genomic window of Actinoplanes octamycinicus:
- a CDS encoding polynucleotide kinase-phosphatase: MIDIPELSLVVLVGISGSGKSTFARTHFAPTQVLSSDFFRGLVADDENDQSASADAFEVLHYVAGKRLAAGRLTVVDATNLQTHARAALIKVAREHDVLPVVIVLDVPESLAWERTQARPDRTFDRRVLTRMHRDLRRSLGQLAREGFRKVHVLRGEEEIAGAEIRYEKLFNDRRDEHGPFDIVGDVHGCRAELETLLTKLGYALVRDDAGRPVDAAHPEGRKAVFVGDLVDRGPDSPGVLRLVMGMVGAGHAICVPGNHEQKLARKLNGRNVQLTHGLPETLEQLAAEPDEFVTEVRSFIEGLVSHYVLDDGKLVVAHAGLKEAYHGRASGRVRSFALYGETTGETDEYGLPVRYPWAQEYRGSAAVVYGHVPTPRAEWLNNTICLDTGCVFGGALTALRWPERELVDTPAAKEYYAPVRPLFTTAAEPDRGLDIADVTGRKHLDYGYGRTTVPAENAAAALEVMGRFAVDPETLIWLPPTMAPCSSSTVDGFLEHPSSAFADLRAAGVDRVVCEEKHMGSRAVVRVSASGEGDAIWTRTGRPFFGPELTGPLLARVRTAVAPILAELETGWLLLDTELLPWSAKAGSLIREHYAGVGAAGRAALPAAREVLDRVAARGLDVAALRDRIDLRSAEIDGYSAAYRAYVKPTAGLTGITLAPFAVLAGAGVSFAGKDHGWHLAIADRLVAADPELFTPTRRMVLDLADPAAEAEAVDWWLTLTGAGGEGMVVKPFAGLAAVDGKGRLVQPGVKCRGREYLRIIYGPEYTRPEQLDRLRQRNLGRKRNLALREHGLGLAALDRLAEGAPSWRVHELVFAILAAESEPVDPRL; encoded by the coding sequence ATGATCGACATCCCTGAGCTCAGCCTGGTCGTGCTCGTCGGCATCTCCGGATCCGGCAAGTCGACGTTCGCCCGCACCCACTTCGCGCCGACCCAGGTGCTCTCCTCGGACTTCTTCCGGGGCCTGGTCGCCGACGACGAGAACGACCAGTCCGCCTCCGCGGACGCCTTCGAGGTGCTGCACTACGTGGCCGGCAAGCGGCTGGCCGCCGGCCGGCTGACCGTGGTGGACGCCACCAACCTGCAGACCCATGCCCGGGCCGCGCTGATCAAGGTGGCCCGCGAGCACGACGTGCTGCCGGTGGTGATCGTCCTGGACGTGCCGGAGTCGCTCGCCTGGGAGCGCACGCAGGCCCGGCCGGACCGGACCTTCGACCGCCGGGTCCTCACCCGGATGCATCGTGACCTGCGACGTTCGCTGGGTCAGCTGGCCCGGGAGGGTTTCCGCAAGGTGCACGTGCTGCGCGGCGAGGAGGAGATCGCCGGCGCGGAGATCCGCTACGAGAAGCTGTTCAACGACCGGCGCGACGAACACGGCCCGTTCGACATCGTCGGCGACGTGCACGGCTGCCGCGCCGAGCTGGAGACCCTGCTCACCAAGCTGGGCTACGCGCTGGTCCGCGACGACGCCGGCCGCCCGGTCGACGCCGCGCACCCGGAGGGGCGTAAGGCCGTCTTCGTCGGTGACCTCGTCGACCGCGGCCCGGACTCGCCGGGCGTGCTGCGCCTGGTGATGGGCATGGTCGGGGCCGGCCACGCGATCTGCGTGCCGGGCAACCACGAGCAGAAGCTGGCCCGCAAGCTGAACGGGCGCAACGTGCAGCTCACCCACGGCCTGCCGGAGACGCTGGAGCAGCTGGCCGCCGAGCCGGACGAGTTCGTCACCGAGGTGCGCTCCTTCATCGAGGGCCTGGTCAGTCACTACGTGCTGGACGACGGCAAGCTGGTGGTGGCGCACGCCGGGCTGAAGGAGGCCTACCACGGGCGGGCCTCCGGCCGGGTGCGCAGCTTCGCGCTCTACGGCGAGACCACCGGCGAGACCGACGAGTACGGCCTGCCGGTCCGCTACCCGTGGGCCCAGGAGTACCGGGGTTCCGCCGCCGTCGTCTACGGCCACGTGCCGACCCCGCGTGCCGAGTGGCTGAACAACACCATCTGCCTGGACACCGGGTGCGTCTTCGGCGGGGCGCTGACCGCGCTGCGCTGGCCGGAGCGGGAGCTGGTCGACACCCCGGCCGCGAAGGAGTACTACGCGCCGGTCCGGCCGCTGTTCACCACCGCGGCGGAGCCGGACCGCGGGCTGGACATCGCCGACGTCACCGGCCGCAAACACCTGGATTACGGGTACGGCCGGACCACCGTCCCGGCCGAGAACGCCGCGGCCGCCCTGGAGGTGATGGGCCGGTTCGCCGTCGACCCGGAGACCCTGATCTGGCTGCCGCCGACGATGGCGCCGTGCTCCAGCTCGACCGTCGACGGCTTCCTGGAGCACCCGTCGTCCGCCTTCGCCGACCTGCGCGCGGCCGGCGTCGACCGGGTGGTCTGCGAGGAGAAGCACATGGGCTCGCGGGCCGTGGTCCGGGTCTCGGCGTCCGGCGAGGGCGACGCGATCTGGACCCGGACCGGCCGCCCGTTCTTCGGACCGGAGCTGACCGGGCCGCTGCTGGCCCGGGTCCGGACCGCGGTGGCGCCGATCCTGGCCGAGCTGGAGACCGGGTGGCTGCTCCTGGACACCGAGCTGCTGCCCTGGTCGGCGAAGGCGGGCAGCCTGATCCGGGAGCACTACGCCGGGGTCGGCGCGGCCGGCCGGGCCGCGCTGCCGGCAGCCCGGGAGGTGCTCGACCGGGTGGCCGCCCGGGGGCTGGACGTGGCGGCGCTGCGGGACCGGATCGACCTGCGCTCGGCGGAGATCGACGGCTACTCGGCGGCGTACCGGGCGTACGTGAAACCGACCGCCGGCCTGACCGGGATCACGCTCGCGCCGTTCGCGGTGCTGGCCGGCGCCGGGGTGTCGTTCGCGGGCAAGGACCACGGCTGGCACCTGGCGATCGCGGACCGCCTGGTGGCCGCCGACCCGGAGCTGTTCACCCCGACCCGGCGGATGGTGCTCGACCTGGCCGACCCGGCCGCCGAGGCGGAGGCCGTGGACTGGTGGCTGACCCTGACCGGGGCCGGCGGTGAGGGCATGGTGGTCAAGCCGTTCGCCGGGCTCGCCGCGGTGGACGGCAAGGGCCGGCTGGTGCAGCCCGGGGTGAAGTGCCGCGGCCGGGAGTACCTGCGGATCATCTACGGTCCGGAGTACACCCGGCCGGAGCAGCTGGACCGGCTCCGGCAGCGGAACCTGGGCCGCAAGCGGAACCTGGCGCTGCGCGAGCACGGGCTGGGCCTGGCCGCGCTGGACCGGCTGGCCGAGGGCGCGCCGTCCTGGCGGGTGCACGAGCTGGTCTTCGCGATCCTGGCAGCGGAGTCGGAACCGGTCGATCCCCGGCTCTGA